The following coding sequences are from one Bradyrhizobium sp. WSM471 window:
- the flhA gene encoding flagellar biosynthesis protein FlhA: MVDVTAGQGVGSTNAGFPTLAEIGNILKRGDIALALGVLTILVVLILPLPAIVLDLFLAISITLSILILMTSLFIQAPLEFSAFPTVLLISTMLRLSLNMASTRLILSHGHEGTDAAGHVIEAFGSFVMGGNFVIGIIVFAILIIVNFVVITKGSGRIAEVAARFHLDAMPGKQMAIDADLSAGLIDEAVAKQRRKDLEDESGFFGAMDGASKFVRGDAIAGLLIVFINVVGGMIIGVAQQGLSFADAGRSYTLLTVGDGLVTQVPALIVSTAAGLLVSKAGVSGAADKALMKQFSGYPQALAMSAAVMLVLAALPGIPTLPFLALGSGAGALAWHARNRNRATARAEEVAKTAPAPGTPGAAGSAATEEPISAALKIDDLKIELGYALLPLVNGPDGTDRLTEQIKALRRSLAIEMGFVMPAVRILDNVQLEANTYIIKIKEVDAGTGKIWPSQFMVMDPGGSQVQVPGIHTTEPTFGLPATWVDASLKEEASLKGYTVVDAATVLSTHLTELLKANMSDLLSYGEVQKLLKELPKEQGELVKDIVPGQVTVSGIQRVLQLLLAERISIRDLSTILEGIADSLAFSRNPATMVEHVRARLARQICAQNTSYSGYLPLIALSARWEQAFAESIIGQGEERSLAMQPSKLSEFMTGVREAFERAAREGEAPVLVTSAAIRPFVRSLVERFRAQTTVLSQAEIHPRARLKTVGSI; this comes from the coding sequence ATGGTCGACGTCACCGCGGGACAGGGCGTAGGCAGCACAAACGCCGGTTTCCCCACCCTTGCCGAGATCGGCAACATCCTCAAGCGCGGCGATATCGCGCTGGCGCTCGGCGTCCTCACCATCCTCGTGGTGCTGATCCTTCCGCTGCCCGCGATCGTGCTGGACTTGTTCCTGGCGATTTCGATCACGCTCTCGATCCTGATCCTGATGACGTCGCTGTTCATCCAGGCGCCGCTGGAATTCTCCGCTTTCCCGACCGTCCTGCTGATCTCGACCATGCTGCGGCTGTCGCTCAACATGGCCTCGACCCGCCTGATCCTGTCGCACGGGCACGAGGGCACGGACGCCGCCGGTCACGTCATCGAGGCCTTCGGCAGCTTCGTGATGGGCGGCAATTTCGTCATCGGCATCATCGTCTTCGCCATCCTGATCATCGTCAACTTCGTCGTCATCACCAAGGGTTCGGGCCGCATCGCCGAAGTCGCGGCGCGCTTCCACCTCGACGCCATGCCCGGCAAGCAGATGGCGATCGACGCCGACCTCTCCGCCGGCCTGATCGACGAGGCGGTCGCCAAGCAGCGGCGCAAGGATTTGGAGGACGAGAGCGGCTTCTTCGGCGCCATGGACGGTGCCTCCAAATTCGTCCGCGGCGACGCCATCGCCGGCCTTCTGATCGTCTTCATCAACGTCGTCGGCGGCATGATCATCGGCGTGGCGCAGCAGGGCCTGTCCTTTGCCGACGCCGGCCGCAGCTACACGCTGCTGACCGTCGGTGACGGCCTCGTCACCCAGGTGCCGGCGCTGATCGTTTCGACCGCGGCCGGCCTGCTCGTCTCCAAGGCCGGCGTGTCCGGCGCCGCCGACAAGGCGCTGATGAAGCAGTTCTCCGGATATCCGCAGGCGCTCGCGATGTCCGCGGCGGTCATGCTGGTGCTGGCGGCCCTGCCGGGCATCCCGACCCTTCCCTTCCTGGCGCTCGGCTCCGGCGCCGGCGCGCTCGCCTGGCACGCCCGCAACCGCAACCGCGCGACTGCCAGGGCCGAGGAAGTCGCGAAGACCGCACCCGCGCCGGGAACGCCCGGCGCAGCCGGTTCCGCTGCGACGGAGGAGCCGATCTCCGCGGCGTTGAAGATCGACGACCTCAAGATCGAGCTCGGCTATGCCCTGCTGCCGCTGGTCAACGGCCCCGACGGCACCGACCGCCTCACCGAGCAGATCAAGGCGCTGCGCCGCTCGCTCGCGATCGAGATGGGTTTCGTGATGCCCGCCGTGCGCATCCTCGACAACGTCCAGCTCGAAGCCAACACCTACATCATCAAGATCAAGGAGGTCGACGCCGGCACCGGCAAGATCTGGCCGAGCCAGTTCATGGTCATGGACCCCGGCGGCAGCCAGGTGCAGGTGCCCGGCATCCACACCACTGAGCCGACCTTCGGCCTGCCCGCGACCTGGGTCGATGCCAGCCTCAAGGAGGAGGCCTCGCTCAAGGGCTACACCGTCGTCGACGCCGCGACCGTGCTCTCGACCCACCTCACCGAGCTGCTCAAGGCCAACATGTCGGACCTGCTCTCCTATGGCGAGGTGCAGAAGCTGCTCAAGGAGCTGCCGAAGGAGCAGGGCGAGCTGGTCAAGGACATCGTGCCCGGACAGGTCACCGTCTCCGGCATCCAGCGCGTGCTGCAGCTGCTGCTCGCCGAGCGCATCTCGATCCGCGACCTCTCGACCATCCTCGAAGGCATCGCCGACTCGCTCGCCTTCTCGCGCAATCCCGCCACCATGGTCGAGCACGTCCGCGCCCGCCTGGCGCGGCAGATCTGTGCGCAGAACACCTCCTACAGCGGCTACCTGCCGCTGATTGCGCTGTCGGCGCGGTGGGAACAAGCCTTCGCCGAATCCATTATCGGCCAGGGCGAGGAGCGCAGCCTCGCGATGCAGCCTTCGAAGCTGTCGGAGTTCATGACCGGCGTGCGCGAGGCCTTCGAGCGGGCCGCGCGTGAAGGCGAGGCCCCGGTACTGGTCACCTCTGCGGCAATTCGTCCCTTCGTGCGTTCCCTGGTCGAGCGGTTCCGGGCCCAGACGACCGTGCTGTCGCAGGCTGAAATCCACCCCAGGGCGAGGTTGAAAACGGTCGGAAGCATCTGA
- a CDS encoding copper-binding protein, which produces MNRIIRIAAALSLAVGLATGALAAQGAAISGEVKKIDEGAGKITLKHGPAKNLGMDEPMTMVYRVKDPAVLKQVKVGDKVTFEAEEAASGYTVTRIEKAK; this is translated from the coding sequence ATGAACCGCATCATCCGTATCGCCGCCGCGCTGTCGCTGGCCGTCGGCCTTGCCACAGGTGCCCTGGCGGCCCAGGGCGCCGCGATCAGTGGCGAGGTCAAGAAGATCGACGAGGGCGCTGGCAAGATCACGCTCAAGCACGGACCCGCGAAAAACCTCGGCATGGATGAACCCATGACCATGGTCTACCGCGTCAAGGACCCGGCCGTGCTCAAGCAGGTGAAGGTCGGCGACAAGGTGACTTTCGAAGCCGAGGAGGCTGCTTCGGGCTATACGGTGACCCGGATAGAGAAGGCGAAGTAG
- a CDS encoding cupredoxin domain-containing protein: MKTTIKLGLALAALSTAQAFAHDQHGHGTFSAGEPGDPKKSARTIEILLNEMDYAPARIEVKRGEQIRFVLRNVGKEDHEFLLATTKENLAHAVEMKKHPHMEHDDPNGVRLAPSKTAEILWKFSKAGTFEFSCLIPDHRDYGMVGHVTVK, encoded by the coding sequence ATGAAGACGACGATCAAGCTCGGTCTCGCGCTGGCCGCGCTTTCCACCGCGCAGGCCTTTGCCCACGACCAGCACGGGCACGGCACCTTTTCGGCCGGCGAGCCCGGCGATCCCAAAAAATCCGCGCGCACGATCGAGATCCTGCTGAACGAGATGGACTACGCCCCCGCCAGGATCGAGGTCAAACGCGGCGAGCAGATCCGCTTCGTGCTGCGCAACGTCGGCAAGGAGGACCATGAATTCCTGCTCGCCACCACCAAAGAGAATCTCGCGCATGCGGTGGAGATGAAGAAGCATCCGCACATGGAGCACGACGATCCCAACGGTGTCAGGCTCGCGCCGAGCAAGACAGCCGAGATCCTCTGGAAGTTCAGCAAGGCCGGCACGTTCGAATTTTCCTGCCTGATTCCCGACCACCGCGACTACGGCATGGTCGGCCACGTCACCGTGAAGTAA
- a CDS encoding copper oxidase, translated as MFSRRGFLGSAALAGASVVSGRAQAASIPEAPHMDKVVMQPPLHPVSGPDYRPVVTLNGWSLPFRMNGEWKEFHLVAEPVVREFAEGMKVNLWGYNGQSPGPTIEAVEGDKVRIFVTNRLPEYTTVHWHGMIIPSGMDGVGGLTQPHIQPGKTFVYEFEMRKSGTFMYHPHSDEMVQMAMGMMGMVVVHPRDPSFRPVDRDFVFVMSTYRVDPGTYLPKVNEMTDFNMWTWNARVFPGIDPLPVRLGDKVRVRIGNLSMTNHPIHLHGHSFAVTCTDGGWIPESAQYPETTTDVPVGAVRVFDVLADNPGDWAFHCHKSHHTMNAMGHDMRNMIGVSRKDLARAVGKLAPDGMAMGSTGMAMGNMEMPAPDNTLPMMTGTGQFGPIEMGGMFTVMKIREGLARDDYRDPGPYQFPQGTVAYEVTPPAPEPVRQQPGGPPMKNMKM; from the coding sequence ATGTTTTCCCGCCGAGGATTTTTGGGTAGCGCGGCGCTCGCCGGCGCATCCGTCGTCAGCGGCCGCGCGCAGGCCGCCTCCATTCCGGAAGCCCCGCACATGGACAAGGTGGTGATGCAGCCGCCGCTGCACCCCGTCAGCGGGCCGGACTATCGCCCCGTCGTCACGCTGAACGGCTGGTCGCTGCCGTTCCGGATGAATGGCGAATGGAAGGAATTCCATCTCGTTGCCGAGCCTGTGGTGCGCGAATTCGCCGAGGGCATGAAGGTGAATCTGTGGGGCTATAACGGCCAGTCGCCGGGCCCGACGATCGAGGCCGTCGAGGGCGACAAGGTCCGCATCTTCGTGACCAACAGACTGCCCGAATACACCACCGTGCACTGGCACGGCATGATCATTCCCAGCGGCATGGACGGTGTCGGTGGACTGACGCAGCCGCACATCCAGCCGGGAAAAACCTTCGTTTACGAGTTCGAGATGAGGAAGAGCGGGACCTTCATGTACCACCCGCATTCCGACGAGATGGTGCAGATGGCGATGGGCATGATGGGCATGGTCGTCGTGCATCCGCGCGACCCGAGCTTTCGACCGGTCGACCGCGACTTCGTCTTCGTCATGAGCACCTATCGCGTCGATCCCGGCACTTATCTGCCGAAGGTCAACGAGATGACCGACTTCAACATGTGGACCTGGAATGCGCGGGTGTTTCCCGGCATCGATCCGCTGCCGGTCAGGCTCGGCGACAAGGTGCGCGTGCGCATCGGCAATCTCAGCATGACCAACCATCCGATCCATTTGCACGGCCACAGCTTTGCGGTGACCTGCACCGACGGCGGCTGGATTCCGGAGAGCGCGCAATATCCGGAGACGACGACGGACGTACCGGTCGGCGCTGTCAGGGTGTTCGACGTGCTCGCCGACAACCCCGGCGACTGGGCGTTCCACTGCCACAAGTCGCACCACACCATGAACGCGATGGGACACGACATGCGCAACATGATCGGGGTGTCGCGCAAGGATCTCGCCAGGGCCGTCGGCAAGCTCGCGCCTGACGGCATGGCGATGGGCTCGACCGGCATGGCGATGGGCAACATGGAGATGCCGGCGCCCGACAACACGCTGCCGATGATGACCGGCACCGGTCAGTTCGGCCCGATCGAGATGGGCGGCATGTTCACGGTGATGAAGATCCGCGAAGGCCTCGCGCGCGACGACTATCGCGATCCCGGCCCCTACCAGTTCCCGCAGGGCACCGTCGCCTACGAGGTCACGCCGCCGGCCCCGGAGCCCGTGCGGCAACAACCAGGCGGACCGCCGATGAAGAACATGAAGATGTGA
- a CDS encoding TolC family protein, whose protein sequence is MTHHLARRLYVLAALGLCAPGLAGCAAFSPDSGMKAVSELTSQAINKDVAFVRTTEGAGAVDARVRQLLSRTLNPETAVQIALLNNKGLQAAYNELALAEADLVEQSLPPNPVFSVSRISGNGASEIERQIVGDILALATLPFRSDIARDRFRQAQLRASLATLRLAADVRRVYWRAVGGNEMAALLTDAKATAESTAQLAVKLGETGSINKLDQAREQVFYAETTADLATARQTATSAREKLARLMGLWDGGLDFRLPNQLPPLPRRPQALPSIEADAVAHRIDLQIARLELTALAKSLNLTEATRFVTLLDLAGISRRTRDPEGAPFRERGFDVQFQIPIFDGGEVRVRQAAETYNFAFNRLTERAVNVRSEARDAYRVYRSGYDIASHYQREIIPLRKIITEEMQLRFSSMQVDIFALLTEARQRLASLRGAIDARQRFFLAQSDLQTAVNGGGAPADGDNSTTIAAAAPADGGH, encoded by the coding sequence ATGACACACCATCTCGCGCGACGCCTTTACGTTCTCGCTGCGCTCGGCCTTTGCGCGCCCGGACTTGCCGGCTGCGCCGCCTTCTCGCCCGACAGCGGGATGAAGGCCGTCTCGGAGTTGACGAGCCAGGCCATCAACAAGGATGTCGCCTTTGTGCGAACAACCGAAGGAGCCGGCGCGGTCGACGCGCGCGTTCGCCAACTGCTCTCGCGAACACTCAACCCCGAGACCGCCGTGCAGATCGCACTGCTCAACAACAAGGGGCTTCAGGCCGCCTATAACGAGCTGGCGCTGGCCGAGGCCGATCTCGTCGAGCAGAGCCTGCCGCCCAATCCCGTGTTCTCGGTCTCGCGGATCTCGGGCAACGGCGCCAGCGAAATCGAGCGTCAAATTGTCGGCGACATCCTCGCGCTCGCCACCCTGCCGTTCCGCTCGGACATCGCCCGCGATCGTTTTCGCCAGGCGCAATTGCGAGCTAGCCTGGCGACGTTGCGGCTTGCTGCCGACGTCCGCCGCGTCTATTGGCGCGCCGTTGGCGGCAACGAGATGGCGGCGTTGCTGACGGATGCGAAGGCGACGGCGGAATCGACCGCGCAGCTCGCGGTCAAGCTCGGCGAAACCGGCTCGATCAACAAGCTCGATCAGGCCCGAGAGCAGGTGTTTTACGCCGAGACCACCGCCGACCTCGCCACCGCGCGACAGACGGCGACGAGCGCGCGCGAAAAGCTGGCCCGGCTGATGGGACTGTGGGACGGCGGCCTCGACTTCCGCCTGCCCAATCAGCTGCCGCCGCTGCCGCGCCGGCCGCAGGCCTTGCCGTCCATCGAAGCCGACGCGGTCGCCCATCGCATCGACCTTCAGATCGCGCGGCTCGAGCTCACCGCGCTGGCGAAGTCGCTGAACCTCACCGAGGCGACGCGCTTCGTGACCCTGCTCGATCTCGCCGGCATCTCCCGTCGCACCCGGGATCCGGAAGGCGCGCCGTTCCGCGAGCGCGGCTTCGACGTCCAGTTCCAGATCCCGATCTTCGACGGCGGCGAGGTGCGGGTGCGGCAGGCGGCGGAGACCTACAATTTCGCCTTCAATCGGCTGACCGAGCGCGCCGTGAATGTACGCTCCGAGGCGCGCGATGCTTATCGGGTCTATCGCTCCGGCTACGACATCGCCAGCCACTATCAGCGCGAGATCATCCCCTTGCGAAAAATCATCACCGAGGAGATGCAGCTCCGCTTCTCCAGCATGCAGGTCGATATCTTCGCGCTGCTCACCGAGGCGCGGCAGCGGCTCGCGTCGCTGCGCGGCGCAATCGACGCCAGGCAAAGATTCTTCCTCGCCCAGTCCGACTTGCAGACCGCCGTCAATGGCGGCGGCGCGCCTGCTGACGGCGACAATTCAACCACCATCGCCGCGGCAGCGCCTGCCGATGGCGGTCACTGA
- a CDS encoding MFS transporter has product MVPPVHAPNQSGQTPEAFTPDSRQAWMRLVIALLIGSIGGVGMWAIVVMIPAVQAEFSATRGAVSLAFTLMMFGFGLGGVIAGRITDRFGIVAAMAISIAFLGVANVLAGLSVQLWQFVAAYFLIGLGTSATFAPLMAEASHWFERYRGLAVTIVASGNYVAGTMWPPLVSTGMQTIGWRYTHIGIGLVCVSLMTILVLVLRAQMGHDKVHDHANAAPPRVDLKLSTNTLTVLLSIASISCCVAMAMPQVHIVAYCGDLGYGVARGAEMLSLMMACGIVSRIGSGYLADKIGGIPTLLIGALAQGFALVFYLFFDSLTSLYLISAMFGLFQGGIVPSYAIIVREAMPASEAATRVGIVIFASVFGMSFGGWVSGVIFDATGSYAAAFANGVAWNALNIGIVVTLLIRSRMNAVRTGPGFAT; this is encoded by the coding sequence ATGGTCCCGCCCGTGCACGCGCCAAATCAATCAGGACAGACACCTGAAGCATTCACGCCTGATTCGCGTCAGGCCTGGATGCGCCTCGTCATTGCGCTTCTGATCGGCTCGATCGGCGGCGTCGGCATGTGGGCGATCGTCGTCATGATTCCCGCGGTGCAGGCCGAATTCTCGGCGACGCGCGGCGCGGTGTCGCTGGCTTTCACCCTGATGATGTTCGGCTTCGGGCTTGGCGGCGTCATCGCCGGCAGGATCACCGACCGGTTCGGCATCGTGGCGGCGATGGCGATCAGCATCGCCTTCCTCGGCGTCGCCAACGTGCTGGCGGGTCTGTCAGTCCAGCTCTGGCAGTTCGTGGCGGCCTATTTCCTGATCGGGCTCGGCACCTCGGCGACCTTCGCGCCGCTGATGGCGGAAGCCTCGCACTGGTTCGAGCGTTATCGCGGGCTGGCCGTGACCATCGTCGCGAGCGGCAATTATGTCGCCGGCACGATGTGGCCCCCGCTCGTGAGCACGGGCATGCAGACGATCGGCTGGCGTTACACGCATATCGGCATCGGCCTCGTCTGCGTGAGCCTGATGACCATCCTGGTGCTGGTCCTGCGCGCGCAGATGGGCCACGACAAGGTTCACGATCATGCCAATGCAGCGCCGCCGCGGGTCGACCTCAAGCTCTCGACCAACACGCTGACGGTGTTGCTCTCGATCGCCAGCATCTCCTGCTGCGTTGCCATGGCGATGCCGCAGGTGCATATCGTCGCCTATTGCGGCGATCTCGGATATGGCGTGGCGCGCGGCGCCGAGATGCTGTCGCTGATGATGGCCTGCGGCATCGTCAGCCGGATCGGCTCGGGCTATCTCGCCGACAAGATCGGCGGCATCCCGACGCTTCTGATCGGTGCGTTGGCGCAAGGCTTTGCGCTGGTGTTTTACCTGTTCTTCGACAGCCTGACCTCGCTGTATTTGATCTCCGCGATGTTCGGCCTGTTCCAGGGCGGCATCGTGCCGAGCTATGCCATCATCGTGCGCGAAGCGATGCCGGCGAGCGAAGCCGCAACTCGCGTCGGCATCGTGATCTTCGCCTCCGTGTTCGGCATGTCCTTCGGCGGCTGGGTGTCCGGCGTCATCTTCGATGCGACGGGCTCCTATGCCGCGGCGTTCGCGAACGGCGTGGCGTGGAACGCGCTCAATATCGGCATCGTCGTGACGCTGCTGATCCGCTCGCGGATGAATGCCGTCAGGACCGGTCCGGGCTTTGCGACCTAG
- a CDS encoding DUF4864 domain-containing protein has protein sequence MRIAALLVFLSVAFGPISIRADDVATAQDIIRAQEQAFGRDDASVAYSYAAPAIREIFPAPDIFMSMVQNGYPPVYRHKSFEFGDSKSEGSRIAQHVHIIDANGEAWEALYTLEQQADGSYKITGCSLLKAGQAV, from the coding sequence ATGCGCATCGCCGCCTTGCTGGTCTTTCTCAGTGTCGCCTTCGGTCCAATCTCAATACGCGCCGACGATGTCGCGACGGCACAGGATATCATCCGCGCCCAGGAGCAGGCATTCGGCCGCGACGACGCGAGCGTGGCCTATTCCTACGCCGCGCCGGCGATCCGGGAGATCTTCCCTGCGCCCGACATCTTCATGTCCATGGTGCAAAACGGCTACCCGCCGGTCTATCGGCACAAGAGCTTTGAATTTGGCGACAGCAAGAGCGAGGGCAGCCGGATTGCCCAGCACGTCCATATCATCGATGCCAATGGCGAGGCCTGGGAAGCGCTTTACACGCTCGAGCAGCAGGCGGACGGCAGCTACAAGATCACGGGTTGTTCGCTGCTGAAGGCGGGGCAGGCAGTCTAG
- a CDS encoding TetR/AcrR family transcriptional regulator — MDEHTDQTRKPRADAVRNRERVLEAAKAVFNAGGPEASLEAVAKRAGVGIGTLYRHFPTREDLFEAVYRREVEQLSELAEQLKNASDPVDALRRWLRSGVEFVATKKGMVAALALAVQSGSELHAFSFERLTKAIGSLLDRAAAAGAMRADVSPEDLLRAFFGMCYMHDQPGWQSSVLRMLDVFVDGLRVQPVMKARVRAAAKSAKPAAKRKR, encoded by the coding sequence ATGGACGAGCACACCGACCAGACCCGGAAGCCCCGCGCCGATGCCGTGCGCAATCGCGAGCGCGTGCTCGAGGCGGCCAAGGCCGTGTTCAACGCGGGTGGTCCGGAGGCGAGCCTGGAAGCCGTCGCAAAACGTGCGGGCGTCGGCATCGGTACGCTCTACCGGCATTTCCCGACCCGCGAGGATTTGTTCGAGGCGGTGTACCGGCGCGAGGTCGAGCAGCTCAGCGAGCTCGCCGAGCAGTTGAAGAACGCCAGTGACCCGGTCGACGCGCTCAGGCGTTGGCTGCGCTCTGGCGTCGAATTCGTTGCCACCAAGAAGGGCATGGTGGCAGCCCTGGCCCTCGCGGTGCAGAGCGGGTCGGAGTTGCATGCCTTTTCCTTTGAGCGCCTGACGAAGGCGATCGGCTCGCTGCTCGATCGCGCAGCCGCGGCCGGCGCGATGCGGGCAGACGTCAGTCCCGAGGACTTGCTGCGCGCGTTCTTCGGCATGTGCTACATGCACGACCAGCCCGGCTGGCAATCCTCGGTGCTGCGAATGCTCGACGTGTTCGTTGACGGGCTGCGGGTGCAGCCTGTCATGAAAGCCAGGGTGCGCGCGGCCGCCAAGTCCGCGAAGCCGGCTGCAAAGCGGAAGCGATAG
- a CDS encoding (2Fe-2S)-binding protein, giving the protein MNHSISLTVNGARRDFVLDDPRVTLLDLLRERLHLTGTKKGCDRGQCGACTILVDGKRINSCLALAISHDGADILTIEGVARGDQLHPVQAAFIAHDGFQCGFCTPGQIMSAIGMMSEAQAGNDPERIRECMSGNLCRCGAYAGIVDAVLDAQADMDESNQRRTA; this is encoded by the coding sequence ATGAACCACTCCATCAGCCTCACCGTGAACGGTGCGCGGCGCGATTTCGTCCTCGACGATCCGCGCGTCACGCTGCTCGATCTCTTGCGTGAGCGCCTCCATCTGACCGGAACCAAGAAGGGATGCGACCGCGGCCAATGCGGCGCCTGCACCATTCTCGTCGACGGCAAGCGCATCAACTCCTGTCTCGCGCTGGCCATCAGTCATGACGGCGCCGACATTCTCACCATCGAGGGCGTGGCGCGGGGCGACCAGCTGCACCCCGTGCAGGCCGCCTTCATCGCCCATGACGGATTTCAGTGCGGCTTCTGCACGCCCGGCCAGATCATGAGCGCCATCGGCATGATGAGCGAGGCGCAGGCCGGCAACGATCCCGAGCGCATTCGCGAATGCATGAGCGGCAATCTCTGCCGCTGCGGCGCCTATGCCGGCATCGTCGATGCCGTGCTCGACGCGCAGGCCGACATGGACGAATCCAATCAGAGGCGCACCGCATGA
- a CDS encoding xanthine dehydrogenase family protein subunit M: MKQFDYVRPATVAEAVAAAAQPGAVYLAAGTNLLDLMKGGVSRPDRLVDVSHLDGLDRIERLAEGGMRIGALVSNADLAHDADFAKSYPAVAEALLSGASAQLRNAATVGGNLLQRTRCAYFYDTASRCNKREAGSGCDAREGENRTHAVLGWSENCIATHPSDFCVPLVALDAIVEIEGRNGRREIALDELHRLPGETPERESALEPGDLIVAVRLPSAARGFAAHARYLKVRDRTSYAFAVVSAAAALRIENGKIAEARLALGGVAAKPWRARAAEDMLRNVAPAVDAFQEAASRALADAKPSGDNAFKIELARRIVVRALSLAAAGTPARIPALPASPFASTSGAIHARA; encoded by the coding sequence ATGAAGCAATTTGATTATGTCAGGCCCGCCACGGTCGCCGAGGCCGTCGCGGCCGCCGCGCAGCCGGGCGCGGTCTATCTCGCCGCCGGCACCAATCTGCTCGATCTGATGAAGGGCGGCGTCAGCCGTCCGGATCGTCTGGTCGATGTCAGCCATCTCGACGGGCTCGATCGCATCGAGCGCCTCGCCGAGGGTGGGATGCGTATCGGCGCACTGGTGAGCAACGCCGATCTCGCGCATGACGCCGACTTTGCCAAGTCCTACCCGGCCGTCGCCGAAGCGTTGCTCTCCGGCGCATCGGCGCAACTGCGCAACGCCGCGACCGTCGGCGGCAATCTGCTGCAACGGACGCGCTGTGCGTATTTCTACGACACCGCCAGCCGCTGCAACAAGCGCGAGGCCGGCAGCGGCTGCGACGCGCGTGAGGGCGAGAACCGCACCCACGCCGTGCTCGGCTGGAGCGAAAACTGCATCGCAACGCATCCGTCCGACTTCTGCGTGCCACTGGTCGCGCTCGACGCCATCGTCGAGATCGAGGGCAGGAACGGGCGGCGCGAGATCGCGCTCGACGAGCTGCATCGCCTGCCCGGCGAGACCCCCGAGCGTGAATCGGCGCTCGAACCGGGAGATCTCATCGTCGCGGTGCGCCTGCCGTCCGCTGCGCGCGGCTTTGCTGCTCATGCGCGTTATCTCAAGGTCCGCGATCGAACGTCCTATGCGTTTGCCGTCGTCTCGGCTGCGGCTGCGCTGCGGATCGAGAACGGCAAGATCGCGGAGGCGCGGCTTGCGCTCGGCGGTGTCGCCGCAAAGCCCTGGCGCGCTCGCGCCGCGGAGGACATGCTCAGGAACGTCGCGCCCGCGGTGGACGCTTTCCAGGAAGCCGCCTCGCGCGCGCTCGCCGACGCAAAACCGTCCGGCGACAACGCCTTCAAGATCGAGCTCGCGCGCCGCATCGTCGTGCGCGCGCTGAGCCTCGCCGCCGCCGGTACGCCCGCGCGCATCCCCGCGCTGCCGGCCTCTCCCTTTGCCTCGACCTCCGGAGCCATTCATGCCCGAGCTTAA